A window of Garciella nitratireducens DSM 15102 contains these coding sequences:
- a CDS encoding pyridoxal phosphate-dependent aminotransferase — translation MKEFIAKRVQNMTPSITLAITAKANQLKSQGIDVISFGAGEPDFDTPEYIKKAGIEAIQKGFTRYTPATGITPLKEAISKKLLKDNGLEYSLDEIIVNSGAKNSISTALQAVCNPGDEVIIPVPYWVSYSEMVKIPEAVPVFVKTKAENNFKVTKEELLSVITPKTKVIMINTPSNPVGAVYSKKELQDIAEVVLENQIYVISDEIYEKMVYDDHKHISIASLNEKIKDLTILINGMSKAYAMTGWRLGYAAANKEVIQAMGKIQGHALSHPCSITQYAGLAALEGDQSIVQSMIKEFDKRRHYMIERLKSIDLLDYIYPEGAFYVFVNISKIFGRRFNDVNINSSLDFSNILLDEANVAVVPGIGFGIDNYIRLSYATSLKDIEEGLNRIEKFLKKIN, via the coding sequence ATGAAAGAATTTATTGCTAAGAGAGTACAAAATATGACACCTTCTATAACATTAGCAATTACCGCAAAAGCCAATCAGTTAAAATCTCAAGGAATAGATGTAATTAGTTTTGGTGCAGGGGAGCCTGATTTTGATACGCCAGAATATATAAAAAAAGCAGGTATTGAAGCTATTCAAAAAGGATTTACTAGATATACACCTGCTACTGGAATTACTCCATTAAAAGAAGCTATATCAAAAAAACTTCTTAAAGATAATGGTTTAGAATATTCCTTAGATGAAATCATAGTCAATAGTGGAGCTAAAAATAGTATATCGACGGCTTTACAAGCAGTTTGTAATCCAGGAGATGAAGTAATTATTCCTGTACCTTATTGGGTAAGTTATTCTGAAATGGTTAAAATTCCAGAAGCAGTACCTGTATTTGTTAAAACAAAGGCTGAAAATAATTTTAAAGTAACAAAAGAAGAATTACTTTCTGTTATTACTCCTAAAACAAAGGTAATCATGATTAATACGCCAAGTAATCCTGTTGGAGCAGTATATTCAAAAAAAGAGTTACAAGATATTGCAGAAGTTGTTTTAGAGAATCAAATATATGTTATTTCTGATGAAATTTATGAAAAAATGGTTTATGATGATCATAAACATATAAGTATAGCGTCTTTAAATGAAAAAATTAAAGATCTAACAATTCTTATTAATGGTATGTCTAAAGCTTATGCAATGACTGGCTGGAGGCTTGGTTATGCAGCCGCTAATAAAGAAGTAATTCAAGCTATGGGCAAAATTCAAGGCCATGCTTTGTCTCATCCATGCTCAATAACTCAATATGCTGGATTAGCTGCTCTTGAAGGAGATCAAAGTATAGTCCAAAGTATGATAAAAGAATTTGATAAAAGAAGACATTATATGATAGAGCGTTTAAAATCAATAGATTTATTAGACTATATTTACCCAGAAGGTGCTTTTTATGTTTTTGTAAATATTTCTAAAATATTTGGTAGAAGATTTAATGATGTGAATATAAATTCATCTTTAGATTTTTCAAACATTTTATTAGACGAAGCAAATGTAGCGGTAGTTCCAGGTATAGGGTTCGGAATAGACAATTATATACGTCTTTCATATGCTACATCTTTGAAGGATATAGAAGAAGGTTTAAATAGAATTGAAAAATTTTTAAAAAAAATTAATTAA
- a CDS encoding PadR family transcriptional regulator, translated as MSYYYKGERNRGNFLKVSTTSLVKLLILHLLNTRDYYGNQLIEIISDILDKKWEPSPGMIYPLLRDLENNGFIKGWWIEPDKKTKRYYKITDEGIEHFKVIKRNYKSILDDSLQMINNILNVVYK; from the coding sequence ATGTCATATTATTATAAAGGAGAACGCAATAGAGGAAATTTTTTGAAAGTTAGTACTACTTCATTAGTGAAATTATTAATTCTTCATTTATTAAATACTCGAGATTATTATGGAAATCAATTAATAGAAATTATTAGTGATATTTTAGATAAAAAATGGGAACCAAGCCCAGGAATGATTTATCCGTTGCTTAGAGATTTAGAAAATAATGGATTTATCAAAGGATGGTGGATTGAACCAGATAAAAAAACTAAAAGATATTATAAAATTACTGATGAAGGGATAGAACATTTTAAAGTAATTAAAAGAAATTATAAATCTATTCTAGATGATTCTCTACAAATGATTAATAATATTTTAAATGTAGTATATAAATAA
- a CDS encoding PHP domain-containing protein, whose protein sequence is MAFIDLHIHTTASDGIFTPKEIIHWAYKKNLKAIAITDHDTIDGLEEALEEGKKYNIEVIPGIEISTNYNNLEIHILGYYIDYEDLSLHKWLSQIRISRYIRAKKIIEKLNNLGFKITMDEIINIVGTGTIGRPHIAKALINHNYVKDKKEAFEKYLGKGKPAFVERYKITPIEAIKNILHHKGVPVLAHPGLINNNDFIFIIEYLINNGLQGLEVFHPKHNYDVEKKYYNIAKKYNLLITGGTDYHGDLINGKPILGNLNINEKYLKPLKLRKRINIGV, encoded by the coding sequence TTGGCTTTTATAGATTTACATATACACACTACTGCTTCTGATGGTATATTTACTCCTAAAGAAATAATACATTGGGCATATAAAAAGAATCTAAAAGCTATTGCAATCACTGATCATGATACTATTGATGGATTAGAAGAAGCATTAGAAGAAGGAAAGAAGTATAATATAGAAGTAATTCCAGGTATTGAAATTAGTACAAATTATAATAATTTAGAGATCCATATTTTAGGATATTATATTGATTATGAAGATTTATCATTGCATAAATGGTTATCTCAAATTAGAATTTCTAGATATATTCGTGCAAAAAAGATAATAGAAAAACTTAATAATTTAGGATTTAAGATAACAATGGATGAAATTATTAATATAGTAGGAACAGGTACGATTGGTAGGCCACATATTGCTAAGGCTTTAATAAACCATAACTATGTTAAAGATAAAAAAGAAGCATTTGAAAAATATCTTGGAAAAGGAAAACCTGCATTTGTAGAAAGATATAAAATTACTCCTATTGAAGCAATTAAAAATATTCTTCATCATAAAGGTGTTCCAGTATTAGCCCATCCAGGATTAATCAATAACAATGATTTTATTTTTATTATAGAATATTTAATAAATAATGGCCTACAGGGATTAGAAGTATTTCATCCTAAACATAATTATGATGTAGAAAAAAAATATTATAATATAGCGAAAAAATATAATTTATTGATTACGGGTGGAACAGATTATCATGGAGATTTGATAAATGGAAAACCTATTTTAGGAAACTTAAATATTAATGAAAAATATCTTAAACCATTAAAATTAAGGAAAAGAATAAATATTGGAGTGTGA
- a CDS encoding stage V sporulation protein S gives MEVLKVSAKSNPNSVAGALAGVLREKGGAEIQAIGAGALNQAVKAVAIARGFVAPSGVDLICIPAFTDIEIDGEERTGIKLIVQPR, from the coding sequence ATGGAAGTATTAAAAGTATCAGCTAAATCAAATCCTAATTCAGTTGCCGGAGCCTTGGCAGGGGTTTTAAGAGAAAAAGGAGGAGCTGAAATTCAAGCTATAGGCGCTGGAGCACTTAATCAAGCAGTTAAAGCAGTAGCAATTGCAAGAGGTTTTGTTGCTCCTAGTGGGGTAGATCTAATTTGTATCCCTGCATTTACAGATATCGAAATTGATGGGGAAGAAAGAACGGGCATTAAATTAATTGTCCAACCTAGATAA
- a CDS encoding TIGR00282 family metallophosphoesterase, whose protein sequence is MRFFIIGDIVGRPARNLLKNILKNMIDKNEIDFVIANGENASGGNGLTYKNYQELISCGIDIITMGNHVWDKKEIFEYIDEENKIIRPANYPEPCLGKGYTIINKNNINIGIINLSGRVFLSSLDCPFKTFEKIYNTLKKETNIIILDFHAEATAEKIAMGWFVDGKVSLMYGTHTHVQTADEKILPKGTGYITDVGMTGPYYSVLGVNKDIILKKFITQQPVRHELAKGPVQLNGLIVDIDEKSGKSIYIERYLKIFEN, encoded by the coding sequence ATGAGATTTTTTATAATTGGAGATATAGTAGGACGTCCAGCTCGAAATTTATTAAAAAACATATTAAAAAATATGATAGATAAAAATGAAATTGATTTTGTAATTGCAAATGGTGAAAATGCATCAGGAGGAAATGGATTAACATATAAAAATTATCAAGAACTTATTTCTTGTGGTATTGATATAATTACGATGGGAAACCATGTATGGGATAAAAAAGAAATTTTTGAGTATATAGATGAAGAAAATAAAATTATAAGACCAGCTAATTATCCGGAACCTTGTTTAGGAAAAGGTTATACAATTATTAATAAGAATAATATAAATATAGGTATTATAAATTTATCTGGGAGAGTATTTTTATCCTCATTAGATTGTCCTTTTAAAACTTTTGAAAAAATTTATAATACCTTAAAAAAAGAAACTAATATTATAATTTTAGATTTTCATGCTGAAGCCACTGCAGAAAAAATTGCTATGGGATGGTTTGTAGATGGTAAAGTTTCATTAATGTATGGTACTCATACTCATGTACAAACGGCTGACGAAAAAATACTTCCAAAAGGTACAGGATATATAACAGATGTTGGAATGACTGGACCATATTATTCCGTTTTAGGAGTAAACAAAGATATCATTTTAAAAAAATTTATAACTCAACAACCTGTTCGACATGAATTAGCAAAAGGACCTGTACAGTTAAATGGCTTAATTGTAGATATTGATGAAAAAAGCGGAAAATCTATTTATATAGAGAGATATTTAAAAATTTTTGAAAACTAG
- the rny gene encoding ribonuclease Y — MFENLFLNIIILIIVALVALLIGYYIRKYIAEGKIDSAEESANKIVEEALKEAETIKKEKLLEAKEEIHNLRNEAEKENRERRNELQQLEKRVLQREENLERKIAIVEKKEESLRNYEKKIQQKQIEIEELFQKQMEELEKLSGLTHEEARQLLLNDVEKETRRESAILIKNIEAQAKEEAEKKAKEIITYAIQKCAADHVAETTVSVVNLPNDEMKGRIIGREGRNIRTLETLTGVDLIIDDTPEAVILSGFDPIRREVARIALEKLILDGRIHPGRIEEMVEKAKREVDNNIREEGEEASFDTGVHGLHLEIIKLLGRLKFRTSYGQNVLKHSIEVSHLAGIMANEIGADVKIAKRAGLLHDIGKAVDHEIEGPHVIIGVDLLRKYKESPQVLHAVEAHHNDIEPESIEAVLVQAADAISAARPGARRETLESYIKRLEKLEEIANSFDGIEKSYAIQAGREIRIMVKPDEVDDLEMVHIAKDIAKKIEEDLEYPGQIKINVIRETRSIEYAK, encoded by the coding sequence ATTTTTGAAAATTTATTTCTAAATATTATAATATTAATAATAGTAGCATTAGTAGCTCTATTAATAGGTTATTATATCAGAAAATATATTGCTGAAGGAAAAATTGATAGTGCTGAAGAATCAGCGAACAAAATAGTTGAAGAAGCTTTAAAAGAAGCTGAAACAATTAAAAAAGAAAAATTATTAGAAGCCAAAGAAGAAATTCACAATTTAAGAAATGAAGCTGAAAAAGAAAATAGAGAAAGAAGAAATGAACTTCAACAATTAGAAAAAAGAGTTTTACAAAGAGAGGAAAATTTAGAAAGAAAAATTGCAATAGTCGAAAAAAAAGAAGAAAGTCTTCGTAATTATGAAAAAAAAATACAACAAAAACAGATAGAAATAGAAGAATTATTTCAGAAACAAATGGAAGAATTAGAAAAATTATCAGGTTTAACGCATGAAGAAGCAAGACAACTTTTATTAAATGATGTTGAAAAGGAAACAAGAAGAGAATCAGCTATTTTAATAAAGAATATTGAAGCACAAGCTAAGGAAGAAGCAGAAAAAAAGGCCAAAGAAATTATTACTTACGCTATCCAAAAATGTGCTGCTGATCATGTTGCAGAAACTACAGTTTCTGTAGTTAATTTACCAAATGATGAAATGAAAGGAAGAATTATAGGTAGAGAAGGACGAAATATTCGTACATTAGAAACACTTACTGGAGTGGATCTTATTATTGATGATACTCCAGAAGCGGTTATTTTATCAGGGTTTGATCCTATAAGAAGAGAAGTAGCAAGAATAGCTTTAGAAAAATTGATATTAGATGGTAGAATACATCCTGGAAGAATTGAAGAAATGGTCGAAAAAGCTAAAAGAGAAGTAGATAATAATATACGCGAAGAAGGTGAAGAAGCTTCTTTTGATACAGGAGTTCATGGATTACATTTAGAAATTATTAAGTTATTAGGAAGATTGAAATTTAGGACTAGTTATGGTCAAAATGTTTTAAAACACTCGATTGAAGTATCTCATTTGGCAGGTATTATGGCTAATGAAATAGGGGCTGATGTAAAAATTGCTAAAAGAGCAGGTTTGCTTCATGATATAGGAAAAGCTGTAGATCATGAAATAGAAGGTCCTCATGTAATAATTGGAGTAGATTTATTAAGAAAGTATAAAGAATCTCCACAAGTTCTGCATGCTGTTGAAGCTCACCATAATGATATAGAACCTGAATCAATTGAGGCAGTCTTAGTTCAAGCTGCTGATGCTATTTCTGCTGCCCGACCAGGTGCTAGAAGAGAAACTTTAGAATCTTATATAAAAAGATTGGAAAAATTAGAAGAAATTGCTAATTCTTTTGATGGAATTGAAAAATCATATGCAATACAGGCTGGTAGAGAAATAAGAATTATGGTAAAACCAGATGAAGTAGATGATCTTGAAATGGTTCATATTGCAAAAGATATCGCGAAAAAAATAGAAGAAGATTTAGAATATCCTGGTCAAATAAAAATTAATGTAATTAGAGAAACTCGTTCTATTGAATATGCAAAATAA
- the recA gene encoding recombinase RecA: protein MMEKEKALDMALKQIEKQFGKGSIMKLGEKSARSNIESISTSSIGLDIAIGIGGIPRGRVVEIFGPESSGKTTVALHIIAEAQKNGGSAAFIDAEHALDPTYAKTLGVDIDNLIVSQPDTGEQGLEICEALVRSGAIDIIVIDSVAALVPKAEIEGEMGDSHVGLQARLMSQALRKLTGAINKSNTTTIFINQLREKVGIMFGNPETTPGGKALKFYSSVRLDVRKIETLKQGQDIIGNRVRVKVVKNKVAPPFKQAEFDIMYGEGISKEGDLIDVGVNCDIINKSGAWYSYNNQRLGQGRENVKQFLKENPKISQEIEDKIRKKYNLVKNKNAEDLQEKAK, encoded by the coding sequence ATGATGGAAAAAGAAAAAGCTTTAGATATGGCTTTAAAACAAATCGAAAAACAATTTGGTAAAGGATCTATAATGAAGTTAGGCGAAAAATCTGCTAGATCAAATATTGAATCAATTTCAACTTCTTCTATTGGATTGGATATTGCGATTGGAATAGGAGGAATTCCTAGAGGAAGAGTTGTTGAAATTTTTGGACCTGAATCATCAGGGAAAACTACTGTAGCTTTACACATTATAGCTGAAGCACAGAAAAATGGTGGATCTGCTGCATTTATTGATGCAGAACATGCTTTAGATCCTACTTATGCAAAAACTCTAGGGGTTGATATAGATAATCTTATTGTTTCTCAACCAGATACTGGAGAACAAGGATTGGAAATTTGCGAAGCACTAGTACGTAGTGGAGCCATTGATATAATTGTGATTGATTCAGTAGCAGCTCTTGTCCCCAAAGCCGAAATAGAAGGTGAAATGGGTGATTCACATGTTGGACTGCAGGCAAGATTAATGTCACAAGCACTTCGAAAATTAACAGGAGCTATTAATAAATCTAATACTACTACTATATTTATTAATCAATTAAGAGAAAAAGTTGGTATTATGTTTGGAAATCCTGAAACTACTCCCGGGGGCAAAGCACTTAAATTTTATTCTTCTGTTCGTCTAGATGTGCGTAAAATAGAGACTTTAAAACAAGGACAAGATATTATTGGTAATCGAGTAAGAGTAAAAGTTGTAAAAAATAAAGTAGCACCTCCTTTTAAACAAGCAGAATTTGATATTATGTATGGAGAAGGTATTTCTAAAGAAGGAGATCTTATAGATGTAGGAGTAAATTGTGATATTATTAATAAATCTGGTGCTTGGTATTCATATAATAATCAACGCCTAGGGCAAGGAAGAGAAAATGTAAAACAGTTTCTAAAAGAAAATCCTAAAATTTCTCAAGAAATAGAGGATAAAATTAGGAAAAAATATAACCTTGTAAAAAATAAAAATGCAGAAGATTTGCAAGAAAAAGCCAAATAA
- a CDS encoding competence/damage-inducible protein A produces MNGEIISIGTELLLGDVLNSNSQYLSKELSILGINLFYHSVVGDNAYRLKQTLLTAFKRSDIIITTGGLGPTQDDLTKETISKILNLPLELHQPSLKHIENYFKNNFCKMTSNNIKQAYIPKGSIAIPNHNGTAPGIIIEKNNKIIILLPGPPKEMIPMFEKYIISYLSQKQNKNFYSKYYRVVGIGESALEDLLLDIIDKQENPTLATYAGDCEVLLRLTANAKNEQKANKILQPYENFIYNKIGQHIYGGKEDTLEKVTADLLLKHNITFSIAESCTGGLVASRLTSVPKISKVFHSGIVCYSNQAKKNIVGVSKQILEQKGAVSPEIAEELCKGLYNKTHTDIVMSITGIAGPEGGTIDKPIGLVYIGLLYNNQIEIYKFHLKGERKKIQKQASQLALNIIRKKVLSII; encoded by the coding sequence ATGAATGGAGAAATCATTTCAATAGGAACAGAATTACTATTAGGTGACGTTTTAAATTCTAATTCCCAATATTTATCTAAAGAACTATCTATATTAGGAATTAATTTATTTTATCATTCAGTAGTTGGTGATAATGCTTACAGATTAAAGCAAACACTATTAACAGCGTTTAAACGTTCTGATATTATTATTACAACAGGAGGACTTGGCCCAACACAAGATGATTTAACTAAAGAAACTATTTCAAAGATATTAAATTTACCCTTAGAATTACACCAACCTTCCCTTAAACATATAGAAAATTATTTTAAAAATAATTTTTGTAAAATGACAAGTAATAACATAAAACAAGCATATATTCCTAAAGGAAGTATTGCAATTCCTAATCATAACGGAACAGCTCCTGGGATTATTATTGAAAAAAATAATAAAATTATTATATTACTTCCTGGTCCTCCTAAAGAGATGATTCCAATGTTTGAAAAATATATTATTTCATATCTTTCTCAGAAACAAAATAAAAATTTTTATTCTAAATATTATAGAGTAGTAGGAATAGGAGAATCCGCTCTTGAAGATTTGCTTTTAGATATTATTGATAAACAAGAAAATCCAACGCTTGCAACCTATGCTGGTGATTGTGAAGTCTTATTACGACTTACAGCAAATGCAAAAAATGAACAAAAAGCTAATAAAATTCTTCAACCATATGAAAATTTTATTTATAACAAAATTGGACAACATATTTATGGAGGAAAAGAAGATACCTTGGAAAAAGTAACAGCAGACTTATTACTAAAGCATAATATTACTTTTTCTATTGCTGAATCATGTACAGGAGGACTAGTAGCTAGTCGTCTTACTTCTGTACCTAAGATATCAAAAGTTTTTCATAGTGGAATTGTATGTTATTCTAATCAAGCAAAGAAAAATATTGTGGGTGTATCAAAACAAATATTAGAACAAAAAGGTGCTGTTAGTCCAGAAATAGCAGAAGAACTATGCAAAGGATTATATAATAAAACTCATACTGATATCGTTATGTCCATTACTGGGATTGCAGGTCCTGAAGGTGGAACGATTGATAAACCTATAGGATTAGTGTATATAGGGTTATTATATAATAATCAAATAGAAATTTATAAATTTCATTTAAAAGGAGAACGTAAGAAAATTCAAAAGCAAGCCTCACAATTAGCATTAAATATTATAAGAAAAAAAGTTCTTTCAATTATTTGA
- the pgsA gene encoding CDP-diacylglycerol--glycerol-3-phosphate 3-phosphatidyltransferase, translated as MNLANKITIFRILLIPVFMICIYIDIPYNYYIAAFLFLFAAITDGVDGYIARSRNQITVFGKFIDPLADKLLISSALIILVELGAISSWIAFIIIAREFIITGFRVLAAADGIVIAASGWGKIKTVTQIIAIFSTLLNNYPFSLIAFPFSKITMFLAVIFTIISGIDYIYTNRKIFIEEEDK; from the coding sequence ATGAATCTTGCAAATAAAATTACTATATTTCGTATATTATTGATTCCGGTATTTATGATATGCATTTATATTGATATCCCATATAATTATTATATTGCAGCATTTTTGTTTTTATTTGCTGCAATAACTGATGGAGTTGATGGTTATATTGCACGTAGTAGAAATCAAATTACTGTATTCGGTAAATTTATTGATCCTTTAGCAGATAAATTACTTATTTCTTCAGCTTTAATTATATTAGTAGAACTAGGAGCTATTTCTTCTTGGATTGCTTTTATTATTATTGCAAGAGAATTTATTATAACAGGATTTAGAGTATTGGCTGCTGCAGATGGAATAGTAATTGCCGCAAGTGGATGGGGAAAAATAAAAACCGTTACACAAATTATAGCTATTTTTTCTACTTTATTAAACAATTATCCATTTTCTCTTATTGCATTTCCATTTAGTAAAATAACTATGTTTTTGGCAGTTATTTTTACCATTATTTCAGGTATAGACTATATTTATACGAATAGAAAAATTTTTATTGAAGAAGAAGATAAATAA